The proteins below are encoded in one region of Micromonospora yangpuensis:
- a CDS encoding response regulator transcription factor, translating to MTKVLIVEDESSIAEALVFILRNEGFTPAVASGGPQAIEEFDRNGADIVLLDLGLPGMSGTEVCRQLRHRSSVPVVILSARDSEIDRVVGFEVGADDYVTKPYSARELMLRIRAILRRGGTPAAEPEPVCEVLTGGPVRMDVIRHVVTVDGTEVHVPLKEFELLEYLLRNPGRVLTRSQLINRIWGRDYFGDTKTLDVHVRRLRSKIEKDPSAPRHVVNVRGLGFKFNA from the coding sequence GTGACCAAGGTTCTCATCGTGGAAGACGAAAGCTCAATTGCCGAAGCCCTGGTGTTCATCCTGCGTAACGAGGGCTTCACCCCGGCGGTGGCCTCGGGGGGGCCACAGGCCATCGAGGAGTTCGACCGCAACGGCGCCGACATCGTCCTGCTCGACCTCGGACTGCCGGGGATGAGCGGGACGGAGGTCTGCCGACAGTTGCGCCACCGGTCGTCGGTGCCGGTGGTGATCCTCAGCGCCCGCGACTCGGAGATCGACCGGGTGGTCGGCTTCGAGGTGGGCGCGGACGACTACGTGACCAAGCCCTACTCGGCGCGCGAGCTGATGCTGAGGATCAGGGCGATCCTGCGTCGGGGCGGGACACCGGCGGCCGAGCCGGAGCCGGTCTGTGAGGTGCTGACCGGCGGGCCGGTACGGATGGACGTGATCCGGCACGTGGTCACCGTCGACGGCACCGAGGTACACGTGCCGTTGAAGGAGTTCGAGCTGCTGGAGTACCTGTTGCGCAACCCCGGCCGGGTGCTCACCCGCAGCCAGCTGATCAACCGGATCTGGGGTCGGGACTACTTCGGCGACACCAAGACCCTCGACGTGCACGTACGACGGCTGCGTTCGAAGATCGAGAAGGATCCCAGCGCGCCCCGACACGTCGTCAATGTCAGAGGTCTCGGGTTCAAGTTCAACGCCTGA
- a CDS encoding 4Fe-4S dicluster-binding protein, protein MPQKNAPPAAVKARSERITSRSRNADWKKPPRRIERSECITCDSCLRSCPPEFGAIFDRGLDVIIVPELCSGCPACVLVCPVDCIYVDEDWSPTGGDLWALADLTAEGTP, encoded by the coding sequence ATGCCGCAGAAGAATGCTCCGCCAGCGGCCGTGAAGGCGCGGTCGGAGCGGATCACGAGCCGGTCCAGGAACGCCGACTGGAAGAAACCGCCGCGCCGGATAGAACGCTCGGAGTGCATCACCTGCGACTCCTGCCTGCGCAGTTGCCCACCCGAGTTCGGTGCGATCTTCGACCGGGGGCTGGACGTGATTATCGTCCCGGAGCTCTGCTCCGGCTGCCCGGCCTGCGTCCTGGTCTGCCCGGTGGACTGCATCTACGTCGACGAGGACTGGTCACCGACCGGCGGCGACCTGTGGGCGTTGGCCGACCTCACCGCCGAGGGCACCCCGTGA
- a CDS encoding glutamine synthetase family protein, whose product MFTRQWSLPYPDNGVGRPAFVREFQLWDDRQHAAAEQVEAVLADVDLVRLVFCDPHGLARSKTLTPAVFRGALRNGMDFSPGPFLFDTGHAVAVDFLADDPGVGIGELTGAGDFVVVPDPVTFQVLPGEGPRVAWVLGDEYLRDGSRHPLSGRHLLRRVCAQYAARDLAPVIGLEVEWYLTRLLPGPAGNAGNGFGTQGAAPTVAAVNAGYQFNLDAYADTVAPVTHPLSRVLRDLGLPLRTIEHESGPGQVETTFDPLTALDAADAMLLFRTVTKRECARSGYHASFMALPGLDSFDPSGWHLHQSVLNTTTGRNVFGSDEHAEGLSAEGKAYVEGLLARARDYCLLSVPTVNGYRRLAADHTLSPTRIGWRYEHRSAMLRVLGAGGTTHVENRVGEPCANPYLAISAQLAAGLDGIEGRLGEPAAGGTEELPHSLREALTAFRASPHVPRLLGEPLALCLAKLKESEATRYETWCATAAPTGDQVTEWEHREYFPVY is encoded by the coding sequence ATGTTCACCCGGCAGTGGTCCCTGCCCTACCCGGACAACGGGGTGGGGCGTCCGGCGTTCGTCCGGGAGTTCCAGTTGTGGGACGACCGGCAGCACGCCGCCGCGGAACAGGTCGAGGCGGTCCTGGCCGACGTCGACCTGGTCCGGCTGGTCTTCTGCGACCCGCACGGGTTGGCCCGGTCGAAGACCCTCACCCCGGCGGTCTTCCGTGGCGCGCTGCGCAACGGGATGGACTTCAGCCCGGGGCCGTTCCTGTTCGACACCGGGCACGCCGTCGCGGTGGACTTCCTCGCCGACGACCCGGGGGTGGGCATCGGCGAGCTGACCGGCGCCGGCGACTTCGTCGTCGTCCCGGATCCGGTCACCTTCCAGGTGCTGCCCGGCGAGGGGCCGCGGGTGGCCTGGGTGCTCGGCGACGAGTACCTGCGCGACGGGTCCCGGCATCCGCTGTCGGGCCGGCACCTGCTGCGCCGCGTCTGCGCGCAGTACGCCGCCCGCGACCTGGCCCCGGTGATCGGCCTGGAGGTCGAGTGGTACCTGACCCGGCTGCTGCCGGGGCCGGCGGGCAACGCCGGCAACGGGTTCGGCACCCAGGGGGCGGCACCGACGGTGGCCGCGGTCAACGCCGGCTACCAGTTCAACCTGGACGCCTACGCCGACACCGTGGCCCCGGTCACCCACCCGTTGTCCCGGGTGCTGCGGGATCTGGGCCTGCCGTTGCGGACCATCGAGCACGAGTCCGGTCCTGGCCAGGTGGAGACCACCTTCGACCCGCTCACCGCGCTGGACGCCGCCGACGCCATGCTGCTGTTCCGCACGGTGACCAAACGGGAGTGCGCGCGGTCGGGGTACCACGCCTCGTTCATGGCGCTGCCCGGCCTGGACAGCTTCGACCCCAGCGGCTGGCACCTGCACCAGTCGGTGCTCAACACGACCACCGGTCGCAACGTCTTCGGCTCCGACGAGCACGCCGAGGGCCTGTCGGCCGAGGGCAAGGCGTACGTGGAGGGACTGCTGGCCCGGGCCCGCGACTACTGCCTGCTGTCGGTGCCGACGGTCAACGGGTACCGGCGGCTCGCCGCCGACCACACCCTCTCGCCCACCCGGATCGGCTGGCGGTACGAGCACCGCAGCGCCATGCTGCGGGTGCTCGGCGCCGGCGGCACCACCCACGTGGAGAACCGGGTGGGTGAGCCCTGCGCCAACCCGTACCTGGCCATCTCGGCACAGCTCGCCGCCGGCCTGGACGGGATCGAGGGTCGACTCGGCGAACCGGCGGCCGGCGGCACCGAGGAGCTGCCGCACTCGCTGCGGGAGGCGCTGACCGCCTTCCGGGCCAGCCCGCACGTGCCCCGGTTGCTCGGCGAGCCGCTCGCGCTCTGCCTGGCCAAGCTCAAGGAGAGCGAGGCGACCCGGTACGAGACCTGGTGCGCCACCGCCGCGCCGACCGGCGACCAGGTCACCGAATGGGAGCACCGCGAGTACTTCCCGGTGTACTGA
- a CDS encoding amidase: MRAIGDTDPGLGAYLRVASDEALRAAEANDLLIRVAGADAWRDRPLLGVTVAVKDLIQTADLPTTRGSRLANDRPDVDAPVVARLRAAGAVVVGKTTTSEYGWSASTVSRVAPPTRNPWDRSRTAGGSSGGSAAAVAAGLCTVALGTDGAGSIRIPAAFCGVVGYKPSFGRVPYVPPCADRLSHLGPIGRTVADVAAVADVIAGFDVGDPDSGVAWPEVERQPSRLRVGWLEFPGTADEVRSVSERLHPVLGELGHRLERLDLPFDDPYPALVDTLAAADAAGTSAADEELCDPGRLAIVRYGRTVTGAAVSRAEETRLRLRAGLGAVWGRYDLLAMATVPIEPFDVDAIAPAWAADPAELRWLAWSPATYPFNMTGQPAISLPVGLTSAGLPVGVQLVGPVGGDRLLLAAAAQIEALLSPLPALPEPATKG, encoded by the coding sequence CTGCGCGCGATCGGGGACACCGATCCCGGCCTGGGGGCGTACCTCCGGGTGGCCTCGGACGAGGCGCTGCGCGCCGCCGAGGCCAACGACCTGCTGATCCGGGTGGCCGGGGCGGACGCCTGGCGGGACCGGCCGCTGCTGGGCGTCACGGTGGCGGTGAAGGACCTCATCCAGACCGCGGACCTGCCGACCACCCGGGGCTCGCGGCTGGCCAACGACCGGCCCGACGTCGACGCGCCCGTCGTGGCCCGGCTGCGCGCCGCCGGTGCCGTCGTGGTCGGCAAGACCACCACCAGCGAGTACGGCTGGAGCGCCAGCACGGTGAGCCGGGTCGCCCCGCCCACCCGCAACCCCTGGGACCGCAGCCGTACCGCCGGCGGCTCCAGTGGCGGCTCGGCCGCGGCGGTCGCGGCCGGACTCTGCACCGTGGCGCTCGGCACCGACGGGGCGGGCTCGATCCGGATTCCGGCTGCCTTCTGCGGCGTGGTCGGCTACAAGCCCTCCTTCGGCCGGGTCCCCTACGTGCCGCCCTGCGCCGACCGGCTGTCCCACCTGGGCCCGATCGGGCGCACCGTGGCCGACGTGGCGGCCGTCGCCGACGTCATCGCCGGCTTCGACGTCGGTGATCCGGACTCCGGCGTGGCCTGGCCGGAGGTGGAGCGGCAGCCGTCCCGGTTGCGGGTGGGCTGGCTGGAGTTCCCCGGCACCGCCGACGAGGTGCGGTCGGTGAGCGAACGCCTGCACCCGGTGCTCGGCGAGCTGGGACACCGGCTGGAACGGCTGGACCTGCCCTTCGACGACCCGTACCCGGCGTTGGTCGACACCCTGGCCGCCGCGGACGCCGCCGGCACCAGCGCCGCCGACGAGGAGCTCTGCGACCCGGGCCGGCTGGCGATCGTGCGGTACGGCCGCACGGTGACCGGCGCGGCGGTCTCCCGGGCCGAGGAGACCCGGCTACGGCTGCGGGCCGGCCTCGGCGCGGTGTGGGGCCGCTACGACCTGCTGGCCATGGCGACCGTGCCGATCGAACCGTTCGACGTCGACGCCATCGCCCCGGCCTGGGCCGCCGACCCGGCCGAGCTGCGCTGGCTGGCCTGGTCACCGGCCACGTACCCGTTCAACATGACCGGCCAGCCGGCGATCTCGCTGCCGGTCGGTCTGACCTCCGCCGGGCTGCCGGTGGGGGTGCAACTCGTCGGGCCGGTGGGCGGGGACCGGCTCCTGTTGGCCGCCGCCGCGCAGATCGAGGCGTTGCTGTCGCCGTTGCCCGCGCTCCCCGAACCAGCGACGAAGGGTTGA
- the purB gene encoding adenylosuccinate lyase has protein sequence MISRYTLPEMADLLSDDARYRTWARVEVLATEAQVQLGRVPAAALDDIRRAPAPSARRVADLERERDHEILAFLAAYCEGIPEDSARWVHLGMTSYDLVDTAWGYTLSRATDLLLEAADRLRVVLTRRAVEHWGTVCIGRTHGVHAEPTTFGHKLASFAFAVDRGARRLRAARAEVAVGTISGSVGTYALIDPFVERYVCGELGLGVEPAPSQVVARDRHAQLVQAVATLGACVEQIAVELRLLQRTEVREVEEPRSIAYQGSSAMPHKRNPTTCERLSGLARILRGYVGATLEDVALWHERDLAHSPVERVALPDALAVGHYQLTAAADLVERLTVFPERMRAAVGQTNGLVYSSVVLAELLEQGVEREKAYRMVQAAANRTTETGEDFRSALSGEGFDPGPLDPQRFFTHHDVILDRLESL, from the coding sequence ATGATTTCCCGGTACACGTTGCCCGAGATGGCCGACCTGTTGTCCGACGACGCCCGGTACCGGACCTGGGCCCGGGTCGAGGTGCTCGCGACCGAGGCCCAGGTGCAACTCGGCCGGGTCCCCGCCGCCGCGCTCGACGACATCCGGCGGGCCCCCGCCCCCTCGGCCCGCCGGGTCGCCGACCTGGAACGCGAGCGGGACCACGAGATCCTGGCCTTCCTGGCCGCCTACTGCGAGGGCATCCCCGAGGACTCCGCCCGCTGGGTGCACCTCGGAATGACCAGCTACGACCTGGTCGACACCGCGTGGGGGTACACCCTGTCCCGCGCCACCGACCTGCTGCTGGAGGCCGCCGACCGGCTGCGCGTGGTGCTGACCCGCCGGGCCGTCGAGCACTGGGGCACCGTCTGCATCGGGCGCACCCACGGGGTGCACGCCGAACCGACCACCTTCGGGCACAAGCTCGCCTCCTTCGCCTTCGCCGTCGACCGGGGCGCGCGGCGGCTGCGGGCGGCCCGCGCCGAGGTCGCGGTGGGCACGATCTCCGGCTCGGTCGGCACGTACGCGCTGATCGACCCGTTCGTCGAGCGGTACGTCTGCGGTGAACTCGGCCTCGGCGTCGAACCCGCGCCCAGTCAGGTGGTGGCCCGGGACCGGCACGCGCAGCTGGTGCAGGCGGTGGCGACGCTCGGCGCCTGCGTCGAGCAGATCGCGGTGGAGCTGCGGCTGTTGCAGCGCACCGAGGTCCGGGAGGTCGAGGAGCCCCGCTCGATCGCCTACCAGGGGTCGAGCGCGATGCCACACAAGCGCAACCCGACCACCTGTGAACGCCTCTCCGGGCTGGCCCGGATCCTGCGCGGGTACGTCGGGGCCACATTGGAGGACGTCGCCCTCTGGCACGAGCGGGACCTGGCCCACTCGCCGGTCGAGCGGGTGGCGTTGCCCGACGCGCTCGCCGTCGGGCACTATCAGCTCACCGCCGCGGCCGATCTGGTGGAACGGCTGACCGTCTTCCCCGAGCGGATGCGGGCGGCGGTGGGCCAGACCAACGGCCTGGTCTACAGCTCGGTGGTCCTGGCCGAGCTGCTGGAGCAGGGCGTCGAGCGGGAGAAGGCGTACCGCATGGTGCAGGCCGCGGCCAACCGCACCACCGAGACCGGTGAGGACTTCCGCTCGGCGCTCAGTGGCGAGGGGTTCGACCCCGGCCCGCTGGACCCGCAGCGGTTCTTCACCCACCACGACGTGATCCTGGACCGATTGGAGTCGCTGTGA
- a CDS encoding GNAT family N-acetyltransferase, producing MTKWKTERVAGTDLDVREVLAVYASSGLGERRPVEQAERFADMVRNANLVVVCRAEGELVGIARSISDFSYVTYLSDIAVRKEHQRAGVGRALIEATRQEAPLAKIVLLSAPAATEYYPHLGFTPHHSAWVLNP from the coding sequence GTGACGAAGTGGAAGACCGAGCGGGTGGCCGGCACCGACCTGGACGTACGGGAGGTGCTGGCCGTCTACGCCTCGTCCGGTCTGGGTGAGCGCCGGCCGGTGGAGCAGGCCGAACGCTTCGCCGACATGGTGCGCAACGCCAACCTGGTGGTGGTGTGCCGGGCGGAGGGGGAACTGGTCGGCATCGCCCGCAGCATCTCGGACTTCTCCTACGTCACCTACCTGTCGGACATCGCGGTACGTAAGGAGCACCAGCGCGCCGGGGTCGGTCGGGCGTTGATCGAGGCCACCCGCCAGGAGGCCCCGCTGGCCAAGATCGTGCTGCTCTCGGCCCCCGCCGCCACCGAGTACTACCCGCACCTCGGGTTCACCCCGCACCACTCCGCCTGGGTGCTCAACCCCTGA
- a CDS encoding carbon-nitrogen hydrolase family protein, with protein MTGQATMRVTVCELADAPADAPQWSELGERLRDEETDLLLLPEMPFSPWLAGEPAFALDRWRAAVAAHDAGVWRLSDLGVPAVVSSRPVERGGRRYNEAFLWTARDGYRALHVKSRLPAEEGYWEATWFAAGPEPAPTGVGYGPAVLAASICSELWHFERARTAAQAGVNLILTPRATSGGWTDNWLVAGRATAVSSGAFCLSSNRVVADGAPVPPGQPQFGGSSWIIDPEGTVLARTSRHEPLLTRAIDLAQATSARTTYPRNLVGPGTA; from the coding sequence ATGACCGGGCAGGCGACGATGCGGGTCACGGTCTGCGAGTTGGCTGACGCCCCCGCCGACGCCCCGCAGTGGTCGGAGTTGGGTGAGCGGCTGCGGGACGAGGAGACCGACCTGCTCCTGCTGCCGGAGATGCCGTTCTCGCCGTGGCTGGCCGGCGAGCCGGCCTTCGCCCTGGACCGCTGGCGGGCGGCGGTGGCCGCACACGACGCCGGGGTCTGGCGGCTGTCCGACCTCGGGGTGCCGGCGGTGGTGTCGAGCCGGCCCGTCGAGCGCGGCGGCCGGCGGTACAACGAGGCGTTCCTCTGGACCGCCCGAGACGGCTACCGCGCCCTGCACGTCAAGAGCCGGCTGCCGGCCGAGGAGGGCTACTGGGAGGCGACCTGGTTCGCCGCCGGTCCCGAGCCGGCACCGACCGGCGTCGGCTACGGCCCCGCCGTCCTCGCCGCCTCGATCTGCTCGGAGCTGTGGCACTTCGAACGGGCCCGGACCGCCGCGCAGGCGGGGGTGAACCTGATCCTGACCCCCCGCGCCACCTCGGGCGGTTGGACCGACAACTGGCTCGTGGCGGGGCGGGCGACGGCGGTGTCCAGCGGGGCGTTCTGCCTGTCGTCCAACCGGGTGGTGGCCGACGGGGCACCGGTTCCGCCGGGCCAGCCGCAGTTCGGCGGGTCCAGTTGGATCATCGACCCCGAGGGCACCGTCCTGGCCCGGACCAGCCGGCACGAACCGCTGCTGACCCGGGCGATCGACCTGGCACAGGCCACCTCGGCCCGGACGACCTACCCCCGGAACCTGGTCGGCCCCGGCACCGCCTGA
- a CDS encoding nitric oxide synthase oxygenase, whose protein sequence is MSEPCVREQPADLETARVGRPGSGCPVTAATTAPTDPGERPLSADRRPTSLAEEAVAFLRTCAQDLGWDARRHRQRRLAVLAEIASTGTYAHTFEELEYGAKLAWRNHTRCIGQLYWRTLIVRDRRDVATVDGVVQELEQHLDWAYHDGGIRPVITVFAPDAPGARGPSVANAQLVRYAGYRQPDGSVRGDPANAELTDLLVGAGWQPRSGMFDRLPVLVHGRDGCGWRELDPRTCPDIPITHPSYDWFADLGLRWYAYPTVSDMQLEIGGVVYPGAPFTGWYVAAEIGARNFGDVERYNLLPTIAKGMGLDTSGDRTLWKDRALIELTVAVLTSFEAAGVRMVDHHTMTDQFHRYTQARRRAGETVYAEWGWIVPPIAGSATPVYRETYDSTVIRPNFFRR, encoded by the coding sequence GTGAGCGAACCGTGCGTGCGCGAACAACCGGCAGACCTGGAGACAGCACGGGTGGGCCGGCCCGGATCGGGCTGCCCGGTCACCGCGGCCACCACCGCACCCACCGATCCCGGCGAGCGCCCGTTGAGCGCCGACCGCCGGCCGACCAGCCTCGCCGAGGAGGCGGTCGCCTTTCTGCGTACCTGCGCCCAGGACCTGGGCTGGGACGCCCGGCGCCACCGGCAGCGCCGGCTCGCGGTGCTCGCCGAGATCGCCTCGACCGGGACCTACGCGCACACCTTCGAGGAGCTGGAGTACGGCGCGAAGCTGGCCTGGCGCAACCACACCCGCTGCATCGGCCAGCTCTACTGGCGCACCCTGATCGTGCGGGACCGCCGGGACGTGGCGACTGTGGACGGGGTCGTCCAGGAGTTGGAGCAGCACCTGGACTGGGCGTACCACGACGGCGGCATCCGCCCGGTGATCACCGTCTTCGCGCCCGACGCCCCCGGGGCACGGGGCCCCTCGGTGGCCAACGCGCAGCTCGTCCGGTACGCCGGCTACCGGCAGCCGGACGGCAGTGTGCGGGGTGACCCGGCCAACGCGGAGCTGACCGACCTGCTCGTCGGCGCCGGTTGGCAGCCCCGGTCCGGCATGTTCGACCGGCTCCCCGTCCTGGTGCACGGCCGCGACGGCTGCGGTTGGCGCGAGCTCGACCCGCGTACCTGCCCGGACATCCCGATCACCCACCCCTCCTACGACTGGTTCGCCGACCTCGGCCTGCGCTGGTACGCCTATCCCACCGTGTCGGACATGCAGCTGGAGATCGGCGGCGTGGTCTACCCGGGCGCGCCCTTCACCGGCTGGTACGTCGCCGCCGAGATCGGCGCCCGCAACTTCGGTGACGTCGAGCGGTACAACCTGCTCCCCACCATCGCCAAGGGCATGGGGCTGGACACCAGTGGCGACCGTACCCTGTGGAAGGACCGGGCCTTGATCGAGCTGACGGTCGCGGTGCTCACCTCCTTCGAGGCGGCCGGGGTGCGGATGGTGGATCACCACACCATGACCGACCAGTTCCACCGCTACACTCAGGCCCGCCGGCGCGCCGGCGAGACCGTGTACGCCGAGTGGGGCTGGATCGTGCCGCCGATCGCCGGCTCCGCGACCCCGGTGTACCGCGAGACGTACGACTCGACGGTGATTCGACCGAACTTCTTCCGCCGGTGA
- a CDS encoding ParB N-terminal domain-containing protein — MPPRTARVPIASVVAGETPRLDGISAEHVHLLATAAGPLPPVLVQRTTMRVVDGLHRLHAAIAAGHDTIEVEFFDGPERTAFVEAVRANISHGLPLTLADRRAAAERIVRLCPQWSDRMVAAVVGLSDKTVAKVRRGAATDVPPPDTRIGRDGRARPVNSTAGRWIASELIEQRPQASLREIAREAGISVSTVRDVRQRMSRGDAPVPALSAAVADPPVAVGPPVAPDGSSLLEGLKRDPSLRYNEVGRELLRWLELRTIRTTELGGIAERVPPHAAVIVAGVARRCAAVWENLAQELELRTDAPAEATRPPVRPGCRS, encoded by the coding sequence GTGCCACCTCGTACGGCACGGGTGCCGATCGCGTCGGTGGTCGCCGGCGAGACCCCCCGCCTCGACGGGATCAGCGCCGAACACGTCCACCTCCTGGCCACCGCGGCCGGCCCGCTGCCGCCGGTGCTGGTGCAGCGGACGACCATGCGCGTCGTCGACGGCCTGCACCGGCTGCACGCCGCGATCGCCGCCGGTCACGACACCATCGAGGTCGAGTTCTTCGACGGGCCGGAACGGACCGCGTTCGTCGAGGCGGTGCGGGCCAACATCAGCCACGGTCTGCCGCTGACCCTGGCCGACCGGCGGGCCGCCGCCGAGCGGATCGTCCGGCTCTGTCCGCAGTGGTCGGATCGGATGGTGGCGGCCGTGGTGGGGCTGTCGGACAAGACCGTGGCCAAGGTCCGCCGGGGCGCGGCCACGGACGTGCCGCCGCCGGACACCCGGATCGGCCGGGACGGGCGGGCCCGGCCGGTGAACAGCACCGCCGGTCGCTGGATCGCCAGTGAGCTGATCGAGCAGCGTCCGCAGGCCTCCCTGCGGGAGATCGCCCGGGAGGCCGGCATCTCCGTGTCCACCGTGCGGGACGTCCGGCAGCGGATGAGCCGGGGCGACGCCCCGGTCCCGGCCCTGTCGGCCGCGGTGGCCGACCCCCCGGTGGCCGTGGGGCCCCCGGTGGCCCCCGACGGCAGTTCCCTGCTGGAGGGGCTCAAACGCGACCCCTCGCTGCGCTACAACGAGGTGGGTCGGGAGCTGCTGCGCTGGCTGGAACTGCGCACCATCCGCACCACCGAACTGGGCGGGATCGCCGAGCGGGTCCCGCCGCACGCGGCGGTGATCGTGGCGGGCGTGGCCCGCCGGTGCGCGGCGGTCTGGGAGAACCTGGCCCAGGAGCTCGAACTGCGCACCGACGCCCCGGCCGAGGCCACCCGGCCGCCGGTGCGCCCCGGCTGCCGGAGCTGA
- a CDS encoding FAD-dependent monooxygenase has protein sequence MGDTDPDVIIVGAGPVGLMLAGELRLGGVDCVVLERSKEPTDQSRALGFTARTIETFDQRGLLPRFGTVDTIPVGHFGGVPLDYREIEGGSYGAKGVPQSLTVAVLSDWTRELGVDVRRGWEVVGFTAGADGVEVEVDTPDGPRVLRAAYLVGCDGGRSTVRKRAGIGFPGYDARIEMSFAEVSGVRVRPRPNGERVPGGLVLAFQQGPELFRVTYHERGVVPRRGDEPPTFAEVAAAWERLTGEDIRGGTPLWVGRFTDASRQAGEYRRGRVLLAGDAAHIHLPIGGQGMSAGVQDAVNLGWKLAAEIKGYAPAGLLDTYHTERHPVGARVILNTVAQRLLYLGDDQMLPLRELFAELMTQESVRAHLIGMVTGLDIRYDVGSGDHPLLGRRLPDRELVGVEAGSTFGLLHPARGVLLDLAGSATLCDAAGPWADRVDTVTARLAPDGVAEQFDGVDALLVRPDGYVAWVGGPGAAGGVPVGGPGAAGNAPVGGPGAVASGLVDALTRWFGRPAGPRGKE, from the coding sequence ATGGGTGACACCGATCCGGACGTGATCATCGTAGGGGCCGGGCCGGTGGGCCTGATGCTGGCCGGGGAGCTCCGCCTCGGCGGAGTCGACTGCGTGGTGCTGGAACGGTCCAAGGAGCCCACCGACCAGTCCCGCGCCCTCGGCTTCACCGCGCGCACCATCGAGACCTTCGACCAGCGGGGCCTGCTGCCGCGCTTCGGCACCGTCGACACCATCCCGGTGGGCCACTTCGGCGGCGTGCCGCTGGACTACCGCGAGATCGAGGGCGGCTCCTACGGCGCCAAGGGGGTGCCGCAGTCGCTTACCGTCGCGGTGCTCTCCGACTGGACCCGGGAACTCGGCGTCGACGTACGGCGAGGGTGGGAGGTGGTGGGGTTCACCGCCGGCGCCGACGGCGTCGAGGTCGAGGTGGACACCCCCGACGGGCCGCGCGTGCTGCGCGCCGCCTACCTGGTCGGCTGCGACGGCGGTCGGAGCACGGTCCGCAAGCGCGCCGGTATCGGCTTCCCCGGCTACGACGCCCGGATCGAGATGTCCTTCGCCGAGGTCAGCGGGGTGCGGGTGCGTCCCCGGCCGAACGGTGAACGGGTCCCCGGCGGCCTGGTCCTGGCCTTCCAGCAGGGCCCCGAGCTGTTCCGGGTCACCTACCACGAGCGCGGGGTGGTGCCGCGTCGCGGCGACGAGCCACCCACCTTCGCCGAGGTCGCCGCCGCCTGGGAGCGGCTGACCGGGGAGGACATCCGCGGCGGTACCCCGCTGTGGGTCGGCCGGTTCACCGACGCGAGCCGGCAGGCGGGTGAGTACCGGCGGGGTCGGGTGTTGTTGGCCGGGGACGCGGCGCACATCCATCTGCCGATCGGTGGTCAGGGGATGAGCGCGGGGGTGCAGGACGCGGTCAACCTGGGGTGGAAGTTGGCCGCCGAGATCAAGGGGTACGCCCCGGCCGGGCTGCTGGACACGTACCACACCGAGCGGCACCCGGTAGGTGCCCGGGTCATCCTCAACACCGTCGCCCAGCGGCTGCTCTACCTCGGCGACGACCAGATGCTGCCGCTGCGGGAACTCTTCGCCGAGCTGATGACCCAGGAGTCCGTCCGGGCGCACCTGATCGGCATGGTGACCGGCCTGGACATCCGGTACGACGTCGGCTCCGGCGACCACCCGCTGCTCGGCCGGCGACTGCCCGACCGGGAACTCGTCGGCGTCGAGGCGGGGTCCACCTTCGGACTGCTGCACCCCGCCCGGGGCGTGCTGCTCGACCTGGCCGGCTCCGCCACGCTGTGCGACGCGGCCGGACCGTGGGCCGACCGGGTCGACACGGTCACCGCCCGGCTGGCACCGGACGGCGTGGCCGAACAGTTCGACGGCGTCGACGCGCTGCTGGTCCGCCCGGACGGGTACGTCGCCTGGGTCGGCGGCCCGGGGGCCGCCGGTGGTGTCCCGGTCGGCGGCCCGGGGGCCGCCGGCAATGCCCCGGTCGGCGGCCCGGGGGCGGTGGCGTCCGGGCTGGTCGACGCGCTCACCCGCTGGTTCGGCCGGCCCGCCGGCCCCCGAGGCAAGGAGTAG